A single window of Methanoregula sp. DNA harbors:
- a CDS encoding M20/M25/M40 family metallo-hydrolase encodes MFPGKAGVHNVARSTGCGTQTVVFICPGGYISGEEMEPTVPDPGAIGEMFRNVRAFMPGIIEDFRDLVAIPSVAFPGYPPEPVHRMAAATVDLLRRYGLADARLLEIPGGYPAVYGEIAAPPGAPVVLLYSHYDVQPAREEDGWETGPWAPVIRDGRLYGRGAADNKSGIITIAGTLRALGGRPPVGIKVIIEGEEETGSHLGAFVGANPELFRCDLFVITDMGKLEAGKPVLSTTLRGDVSCVVTVRTLGHAVHSGVFGGPAPDALVALIRMLATLHDERGDVAIPDLFLYPGAATEFPEDLYRKLSGMADGVDTIGTGSISSRVWQKPSVTVIGIDAPSVRDAANILIPQARARISMRIAPGSDPQREVRLLTGHLRAVAPWHVQVEVGDIWTSSGFICPTGGRGYEAAKKVLEAVYRRPVQEIGGGGTIPLLNVLSRAVPGAEFVLWGCEDHERSAIHGPNESVSLIEVENMIVTQALLLLALGERAAPPG; translated from the coding sequence TTGTTTCCCGGAAAGGCCGGGGTGCACAACGTTGCCCGGTCCACGGGGTGCGGGACACAAACGGTAGTGTTCATCTGCCCGGGCGGATATATATCCGGAGAAGAGATGGAGCCCACTGTCCCGGATCCCGGAGCCATCGGCGAGATGTTCAGGAACGTCCGGGCGTTCATGCCCGGCATCATCGAAGATTTCAGGGACCTTGTCGCTATACCATCGGTGGCGTTCCCGGGTTATCCCCCGGAACCGGTGCACCGGATGGCTGCAGCGACCGTGGACCTTTTAAGACGCTATGGACTGGCGGACGCCCGCCTGCTCGAGATTCCCGGAGGGTACCCTGCCGTGTACGGCGAGATCGCTGCCCCGCCGGGGGCACCCGTGGTGCTCCTGTACTCCCATTACGATGTCCAGCCGGCACGGGAGGAGGACGGCTGGGAGACCGGCCCGTGGGCACCGGTGATCAGGGACGGGCGCCTCTACGGGCGGGGGGCCGCTGACAACAAGTCGGGGATTATTACCATCGCCGGGACATTAAGGGCGCTTGGAGGAAGGCCCCCTGTCGGGATAAAAGTGATTATCGAGGGCGAGGAGGAGACAGGGAGTCACCTTGGCGCGTTTGTCGGGGCGAACCCGGAACTGTTCCGGTGCGACCTGTTCGTCATAACTGATATGGGCAAGCTGGAAGCCGGAAAACCGGTCCTGAGCACGACCCTGCGGGGCGATGTTTCCTGTGTCGTCACCGTCAGGACTCTTGGTCACGCGGTCCATTCGGGCGTGTTCGGCGGCCCGGCCCCGGACGCACTGGTCGCCCTCATCAGGATGCTTGCCACCCTTCATGATGAACGCGGCGATGTTGCCATTCCCGATCTTTTTTTGTATCCCGGGGCCGCAACTGAATTCCCTGAAGACCTGTACCGGAAGCTGTCCGGCATGGCCGACGGTGTTGACACGATCGGTACGGGCTCTATCAGCTCCAGAGTCTGGCAGAAGCCGTCGGTCACGGTGATCGGGATCGATGCCCCTTCGGTCAGGGATGCTGCAAATATCCTCATCCCGCAGGCCCGTGCCCGTATCAGCATGCGCATTGCGCCGGGATCTGACCCGCAGCGGGAGGTCCGGCTCCTCACAGGCCATCTCCGGGCGGTTGCCCCGTGGCACGTGCAGGTGGAGGTCGGCGACATCTGGACATCATCAGGTTTCATCTGCCCGACCGGCGGGCGAGGCTATGAAGCTGCAAAAAAGGTGCTGGAGGCGGTCTACCGCAGGCCGGTCCAGGAGATCGGCGGCGGGGGTACGATCCCGCTGTTAAACGTGCTGTCGCGTGCAGTCCCGGGCGCAGAGTTCGTCCTCTGGGGCTGCGAGGACCATGAACGGTCTGCGATCCACGGGCCAAACGAGAGCGTCAGTCTCATCGAGGTTGAGAACATGATCGTCACACAGGCACTGCTTCTTTTGGCGCTGGGGGAGCGGGCCGCGCCTCCAGGGTGA
- the kdpA gene encoding potassium-transporting ATPase subunit KdpA: MMKKQVRPAILVFILLTVLVGILYPLVITGIAQIAFPAQANGNLIVHDGKVAGSALIGQPFTSPKYFWGRPSATTPVPYNAMGSSGSNLGPTNPALADMVKARADALRQADPANTQPIPVDLVTASGSGLDPDISVAAAYYQVPRVARERNLSGQDVTALVSRYAEPRQFWIFGEPHVNVLSLNLALDDLAASPVSSPAGDTPLPQPSDGRLADWAVLVLFFGIFVVTVVPLGRFMWRVFTGKKNLLSPLIDPIERWFLTTAGPGAGDEMDWKMFSVAMMVFSAICIVSVFLLLEVQQFLWLNPAGAGPLPWDLSLNTAVSFATNTNWQAYVPETTVSYLTQMLGLAVQNFVSAAVGMAVLVGLIFGLSRKSASTIGNFWVLLIRSVMILLPLSIIIALILVSQGSVQAFSGPVTVPLLDPVKDATGALVTTQTIPLGPAASQVAIKMLGTNGGGFFSANSAHPFENPSPFSNFVEVVAILLVPSALCYTFGKMVGAGRKGISILLAMTLMFIPLLGFAIWAEQGGNPALSGMGIDQGTTGIQPGGNMEGKEVRFGVMPSALFAVTTTVTSCGAVNSMHDSFTPLGGLVPLFGMMLGEVVYGGVGSGLYGMLVFVIIAMFIAGLMVGRTPEYLGKKIEPHEMKLATIIILIPIFLILIGMAAAVSTDAGRSAVLNSGPHGFSEIMYAFTSPSENNGSAFAGLSANNLFYNIATAACMFIGRYAVAILTLALAGSFAAKKIVPVSGGTLREFRPLFIIWLIFVVLIIGALSFFPVLALGPVVEHLIRVAGGVAHV; the protein is encoded by the coding sequence ATGATGAAAAAGCAGGTACGGCCTGCAATCCTGGTCTTTATACTGCTCACGGTCCTCGTGGGCATCCTCTACCCCCTGGTCATCACCGGTATCGCGCAGATTGCATTTCCGGCACAGGCAAACGGCAACCTCATCGTTCATGACGGGAAGGTTGCCGGTTCGGCATTGATCGGGCAGCCATTCACATCCCCTAAGTACTTCTGGGGCCGCCCGTCTGCTACAACCCCGGTACCTTATAATGCAATGGGCTCATCCGGATCGAACCTCGGGCCCACAAACCCGGCGCTTGCGGATATGGTGAAAGCCCGTGCCGATGCTCTCCGTCAGGCCGATCCGGCAAATACCCAACCGATCCCGGTCGACCTCGTCACCGCATCGGGAAGCGGGCTTGACCCCGATATATCAGTGGCAGCGGCATACTACCAGGTACCCCGCGTCGCCCGGGAGCGCAACCTGAGCGGACAGGACGTAACGGCGCTTGTCAGCCGGTATGCCGAACCCCGCCAGTTCTGGATCTTCGGCGAGCCCCATGTCAATGTCCTTTCGCTCAACCTTGCCCTCGATGACCTGGCCGCGTCCCCGGTCTCCTCCCCGGCCGGGGATACCCCCCTCCCGCAGCCGTCCGACGGTCGTCTTGCAGACTGGGCAGTGCTGGTGCTCTTCTTTGGCATCTTTGTCGTGACCGTCGTCCCACTGGGAAGGTTCATGTGGCGGGTGTTTACCGGGAAGAAGAACCTTCTCTCCCCGCTGATCGATCCCATCGAACGCTGGTTCCTCACGACGGCAGGGCCGGGAGCAGGCGACGAGATGGACTGGAAGATGTTCTCGGTCGCAATGATGGTCTTTTCCGCCATCTGTATCGTGTCTGTATTCCTGCTCCTGGAAGTGCAGCAGTTCCTTTGGCTCAATCCCGCCGGAGCCGGCCCTCTCCCGTGGGACCTCTCGCTCAACACCGCGGTCAGCTTTGCCACCAATACCAACTGGCAGGCGTACGTACCTGAGACCACGGTCAGTTACCTGACGCAGATGCTCGGGCTTGCCGTGCAGAACTTCGTCTCTGCGGCAGTGGGAATGGCAGTCCTTGTCGGCCTCATTTTCGGGCTCTCGCGGAAGTCTGCATCAACGATCGGGAACTTCTGGGTGCTGCTCATCAGGAGCGTCATGATCCTCCTTCCCCTCAGCATAATCATCGCGCTCATCCTCGTCTCGCAGGGGAGCGTCCAGGCGTTCTCCGGCCCCGTCACCGTGCCGCTCCTCGATCCGGTGAAGGATGCCACCGGCGCACTCGTCACGACCCAGACAATCCCGCTCGGGCCCGCTGCGTCGCAGGTAGCGATCAAGATGCTCGGCACCAACGGCGGCGGGTTCTTTTCTGCAAACTCAGCCCACCCGTTCGAGAACCCTTCGCCGTTTTCCAATTTTGTTGAAGTCGTGGCGATCCTCCTGGTCCCTTCAGCGCTCTGCTACACGTTCGGGAAGATGGTCGGGGCGGGACGCAAGGGCATCAGTATCCTTCTTGCCATGACACTCATGTTCATCCCGCTTCTCGGGTTTGCCATCTGGGCGGAACAGGGCGGGAACCCTGCTTTGAGCGGGATGGGGATCGATCAAGGCACGACCGGTATCCAGCCGGGCGGCAACATGGAGGGCAAGGAAGTGCGGTTCGGGGTCATGCCGTCGGCGCTCTTTGCGGTCACAACTACCGTGACGTCCTGCGGGGCGGTAAACTCGATGCACGACTCCTTCACCCCGCTTGGGGGCCTTGTGCCCCTGTTTGGCATGATGCTGGGGGAAGTCGTGTATGGTGGCGTCGGATCCGGCCTGTACGGGATGCTTGTCTTTGTCATCATCGCCATGTTCATCGCCGGCCTCATGGTCGGTCGTACCCCCGAATACCTTGGCAAGAAGATCGAGCCGCACGAGATGAAACTTGCCACCATTATCATCCTCATCCCCATCTTTCTCATTCTCATCGGTATGGCGGCAGCGGTTTCGACCGATGCAGGAAGGTCTGCCGTCCTCAATTCGGGCCCCCACGGGTTTTCCGAGATCATGTACGCGTTTACTTCCCCGTCAGAGAACAACGGGAGCGCCTTTGCAGGCCTGTCTGCGAACAACCTGTTCTATAATATTGCAACTGCCGCCTGCATGTTTATCGGACGGTATGCAGTCGCCATCCTGACACTTGCATTAGCCGGGTCATTTGCTGCAAAGAAGATTGTCCCTGTAAGCGGGGGCACGCTGCGCGAATTCCGCCCGCTCTTCATCATATGGCTTATCTTCGTCGTGCTCATCATCGGGGCGCTCAGTTTCTTCCCGGTACTTGCACTTGGTCCAGTCGTCGAACATCTCATCCGGGTGGCAGGGGGTGTGGCCCATGTCTGA
- the kdpB gene encoding potassium-transporting ATPase subunit KdpB gives MSDFKPVRDPHSVLPALYRRAVIDAVYKLNPRFMIRNPVMFTVEVGSVLTTLLFLQSLSGTGEEPAGFIGAIAAWLWFTVLFANFAEALAEGRGKAQAESLRKMRQDTLAKKLYPGYRIVKGREPAEPDYTIVSSSTLHKTDLFYVRAGDTIPVDGEVVEGVASVNESAITGESAPVIRESGGDRSAVTGGTVILSDWLIIQASANPGEGFLDHMICLIEGAKRQKTPNEIALNILLIGLTSVFIVICATLYTFSRYSVEAAGAGVPVTVTVLVALFVCLAPTTIGGLLSAIGIAGMDRLIRRNVITTSGKAIEAAGDVDVLLLDKTGTITLGNRQAVELIPVDGTGIMDLAETAQLASFSDETPEGRSIVVLMKEKYGLRGRSVGVSGCAPEMKFIPFSSHTRMSGVDFGDMHIRKGAADAVFAHIQRCGQSSVSEELKHAVDVIAQAGGTPLVVTRNGKALGVIYLKDIVKGGIKERFSQLRRMGIKTVMITGDNRLTAATIAAEAGVDDFLAEATPESKLRLIREYQAGGRMVAMTGDGTNDAPALAQADVAVAMNTGTQPAREAANMVDLDSNPTKLIEIVEIGKQLLMTRGALTTFSIANDMAKYFAIIPVAFMSTYPALVALNIMGLRHGILAAVIFNALIIVALIPLALHGVAYRPMTAEEALRKNIVIYGIGGLIAPFIGIKVIDMLLLLMGV, from the coding sequence ATGTCTGACTTCAAACCGGTCCGGGACCCCCACTCCGTCCTGCCGGCCCTCTATCGCAGGGCGGTTATCGACGCGGTATATAAACTAAACCCGCGGTTCATGATCCGCAACCCTGTCATGTTTACTGTCGAGGTCGGAAGCGTGCTCACGACCCTCCTTTTCCTCCAGTCCCTCTCCGGGACCGGTGAGGAGCCGGCAGGGTTCATCGGGGCGATCGCCGCGTGGCTCTGGTTCACGGTGCTCTTTGCCAACTTCGCCGAGGCCCTCGCAGAAGGGAGGGGCAAGGCGCAGGCGGAATCATTACGGAAGATGCGGCAGGACACGCTTGCAAAGAAGCTGTATCCCGGGTACAGGATCGTGAAAGGGAGAGAGCCGGCAGAGCCTGATTATACAATTGTCTCGTCCTCAACGCTGCACAAGACAGATCTCTTCTATGTCAGGGCCGGCGACACCATCCCGGTTGACGGCGAGGTTGTGGAAGGCGTCGCGTCAGTCAACGAGAGCGCGATCACCGGCGAGAGTGCACCGGTCATCCGCGAATCCGGAGGGGACCGGAGTGCAGTTACCGGCGGCACGGTGATCCTCTCCGACTGGCTGATCATCCAGGCAAGCGCAAACCCCGGCGAAGGGTTCCTCGACCACATGATCTGCCTGATTGAAGGCGCAAAGCGGCAGAAGACCCCAAACGAGATCGCGCTCAACATCCTTCTCATCGGGCTGACCTCGGTCTTTATTGTCATATGCGCAACGCTGTACACTTTCTCGCGGTACAGCGTGGAGGCCGCGGGGGCAGGTGTCCCGGTCACGGTCACCGTGCTCGTCGCGCTGTTTGTCTGCCTCGCCCCGACAACGATTGGCGGGCTGCTCTCCGCCATCGGGATCGCCGGCATGGACCGGCTCATCCGCCGGAACGTTATCACTACGTCCGGGAAAGCCATCGAGGCTGCCGGGGACGTTGACGTCCTGCTGCTGGACAAGACGGGCACCATTACGCTCGGGAACCGGCAGGCGGTAGAGCTGATCCCGGTCGACGGGACGGGGATCATGGATCTCGCGGAGACGGCGCAGCTGGCATCCTTCTCGGACGAGACACCGGAAGGGCGCAGTATCGTTGTGCTGATGAAGGAGAAGTACGGGTTGCGGGGCAGGAGCGTCGGGGTATCAGGGTGTGCACCTGAGATGAAGTTCATCCCGTTCTCAAGCCATACGCGGATGAGCGGCGTCGACTTTGGGGACATGCATATCAGGAAAGGGGCAGCAGACGCGGTGTTTGCTCACATCCAGAGATGCGGGCAGTCATCCGTATCGGAGGAACTGAAACATGCAGTCGACGTCATCGCGCAGGCGGGAGGGACGCCGCTCGTCGTGACCAGGAACGGTAAGGCGCTCGGGGTCATCTACTTAAAAGACATCGTCAAGGGCGGGATCAAGGAACGTTTCTCCCAGCTGCGCAGGATGGGGATCAAGACCGTGATGATTACAGGAGACAACCGGCTCACCGCCGCGACGATCGCCGCCGAAGCCGGGGTGGACGATTTCCTTGCGGAAGCAACTCCCGAGAGCAAGCTCCGGCTGATCCGCGAATACCAGGCCGGGGGCCGGATGGTTGCCATGACCGGTGACGGGACAAACGATGCCCCGGCGCTTGCTCAGGCCGATGTTGCTGTTGCCATGAACACCGGTACCCAGCCGGCCCGGGAGGCAGCGAATATGGTCGACCTTGACTCTAATCCCACGAAACTGATCGAGATCGTGGAGATCGGAAAGCAGCTCCTGATGACACGGGGGGCCCTGACCACGTTCTCGATCGCAAACGACATGGCAAAGTACTTCGCCATCATCCCCGTTGCCTTCATGTCAACGTACCCGGCACTCGTGGCGCTCAATATCATGGGCCTCCGGCACGGGATCCTCGCTGCCGTGATCTTCAACGCGCTGATTATAGTCGCTTTAATCCCGCTGGCGCTCCACGGTGTCGCCTACCGCCCCATGACGGCAGAAGAGGCTTTGCGGAAAAACATCGTCATCTATGGCATCGGCGGGCTTATCGCCCCGTTCATCGGAATAAAGGTTATCGATATGCTGCTCTTACTCATGGGTGTGTAG
- a CDS encoding sensor histidine kinase KdpD produces the protein MVVPDQRPDPDVLLARVQGEERHKRRGKLKIFLGYVAGVGKTYGMLQAAHLRKQEGIDVKLGYVETHGRPETEELLEGLDAIPQKMVEYRNVQLAEMDIDAILSARPQLVLVDELAHTNAPGSRHLKRYQDVEEILDAGIDVYTTLNIQHLESLNDVVAQITGVTVKETIPDRVIDEASEIELVDLPPQELLQRLKEGKVYVPELAAQAIEKFFNEGNLYALRELTLRRAAERIDEQMLAYMEIRAISGPWAAKENILVCIGPSPLSERLVRVARRQADRMNARWTAIYVETPSHRGLRNEAKEQAWRSLQLAEKLGAKTVTVFGLNVADTTIGYARKHNITRIIIGKTLRPRWQEFVFGSVVDQLIHNSGKIDVHVISSSDTPPKKIVELETLLPATPPHGFINSFALIAIVTVIGWLVKSIISPANLMMLYVLAVVVAAYRWGMRPAIFTAVIGILAFDFVFIPPFFTFRVSDIEYFITLTGMISVGALVSLLVARVREHALAAQARENETSTLYALSQDLATAVDTGSIIAVVGKHISEIFGWESTFLLPDETGTVVHPAGFGISLEADDIAVATWAYKHGTVAGYDTDTLHGSRLRYIPVQTSQGTLGIMGVKPAEVDGIITPEQARILTAFANQAALALERVKLSGTAVHHIP, from the coding sequence ATGGTCGTCCCTGATCAGCGCCCCGATCCGGATGTCCTCCTTGCCCGCGTGCAGGGCGAGGAGCGGCATAAACGGCGGGGGAAGCTGAAGATATTCCTTGGCTACGTCGCGGGTGTAGGCAAAACATACGGCATGCTGCAGGCGGCGCACCTCCGCAAACAGGAGGGAATCGACGTGAAGCTGGGGTATGTCGAGACCCACGGCAGGCCGGAGACGGAAGAGTTGCTCGAAGGCCTGGATGCGATCCCGCAAAAGATGGTGGAATACCGTAACGTTCAGCTTGCCGAGATGGATATTGATGCAATCCTCTCTGCCAGACCGCAGCTCGTTCTTGTGGATGAACTTGCCCACACCAACGCGCCGGGGTCACGCCACCTGAAGCGGTACCAGGACGTCGAAGAGATCCTTGATGCAGGGATCGACGTCTATACAACGCTCAACATCCAGCACCTTGAGAGCCTTAATGACGTTGTGGCGCAGATCACCGGTGTCACCGTCAAAGAGACCATCCCGGACCGGGTGATTGACGAAGCGTCCGAGATCGAACTGGTCGACCTCCCGCCGCAGGAACTCCTCCAGAGGTTAAAGGAGGGGAAGGTATATGTCCCCGAACTCGCCGCGCAGGCCATCGAGAAATTCTTCAACGAGGGGAACCTGTATGCCCTCCGGGAACTCACGCTCCGCCGGGCTGCCGAACGGATCGACGAACAGATGCTCGCCTACATGGAGATCCGTGCGATCTCCGGGCCATGGGCGGCAAAGGAGAACATCCTTGTCTGCATCGGCCCGAGCCCGCTCTCGGAACGGCTTGTGAGGGTTGCACGGCGGCAGGCGGACCGCATGAACGCCCGCTGGACAGCGATCTATGTCGAGACGCCGTCACACCGCGGGCTCAGGAACGAGGCAAAGGAGCAGGCCTGGCGGTCCCTCCAGCTGGCAGAAAAACTGGGTGCAAAAACGGTTACGGTCTTCGGGCTTAATGTTGCTGACACGACGATCGGGTATGCCCGGAAACATAATATAACGCGGATCATCATCGGGAAAACCCTGCGTCCGCGGTGGCAGGAATTTGTGTTCGGCTCTGTTGTCGACCAGCTGATCCATAACAGCGGCAAAATTGATGTCCATGTCATCAGCAGCAGTGATACCCCTCCAAAGAAAATTGTTGAACTGGAGACCCTCCTTCCTGCAACGCCCCCGCACGGGTTCATCAACAGTTTCGCGCTCATCGCCATTGTAACGGTCATCGGGTGGCTGGTAAAATCGATCATATCCCCGGCGAACCTGATGATGCTGTATGTCCTTGCCGTCGTTGTTGCCGCTTACCGGTGGGGAATGCGCCCGGCAATTTTTACTGCGGTGATCGGGATACTGGCCTTTGACTTTGTTTTCATTCCCCCGTTTTTCACGTTCAGGGTGAGCGATATCGAGTATTTCATCACCTTAACCGGAATGATCAGCGTTGGTGCACTGGTCAGCCTCCTCGTTGCACGGGTGCGCGAACATGCACTTGCTGCTCAGGCCCGCGAGAACGAGACAAGTACATTATACGCACTTTCCCAGGACCTCGCAACTGCAGTGGATACCGGCTCAATCATCGCCGTGGTTGGAAAGCACATCAGCGAGATCTTCGGGTGGGAGAGCACATTTCTTCTCCCGGATGAGACCGGAACCGTTGTCCACCCTGCAGGTTTCGGGATCAGTCTTGAGGCTGATGATATTGCGGTGGCGACCTGGGCATACAAACACGGAACGGTCGCGGGCTATGATACCGACACGCTGCACGGGTCACGGCTCAGGTACATCCCGGTCCAGACATCGCAGGGGACCCTTGGGATCATGGGAGTGAAGCCCGCTGAAGTGGATGGGATCATCACGCCCGAACAGGCACGTATCCTAACGGCATTTGCCAACCAGGCGGCACTAGCGCTTGAACGGGTGAAACTGTCAGGGACTGCCGTACACCACATACCATGA
- a CDS encoding radical SAM protein, with amino-acid sequence MKTSAGIPDKTVAAPLRSAAGSPSSRSMKSQPEKKRDSHDYRRVLDDGITATLRQAAKIVMADPSLLFFAARTIISQKEAAARRCRFDRQGICVPAAMIVSITRRCNLSCKGCYMRGRHQEPAPEMSPDQLASVIGQAGDLGVSFVVFAGGEPLVRKDEILALAQKFPKIIFAVFSNGLLIDEKTTAALAERKNIIPVLSFEGFEKETDNRRGEGVYRKLMRASAMLEEHHIFFGCSVTVTRSNHALVTDEKFVRMMIDSGCRIFTFVEYVPIQPGTEGLVLTGAQRENLAKCLNAFNTRLPAVFIGFPGDEEKFGGCLSAGRGFVHVSAAGSLEPCPAAPFSDADLTKVSLKEALQSDFLRRIRENHAMLTETDGGCALWTNRKWTSSLLRVHDLP; translated from the coding sequence ATGAAAACGTCCGCGGGAATCCCGGATAAGACCGTAGCTGCACCGTTAAGATCTGCAGCAGGGTCACCATCGTCCCGCTCCATGAAGAGCCAGCCGGAAAAAAAGAGAGATAGCCACGATTACCGCCGTGTCCTTGATGACGGGATAACCGCCACCCTCAGACAGGCAGCAAAGATTGTAATGGCCGATCCCTCGCTTCTCTTTTTTGCCGCAAGAACCATAATCTCACAAAAAGAAGCAGCTGCCCGTCGCTGCCGGTTCGACCGGCAGGGCATCTGTGTCCCTGCAGCCATGATCGTGAGCATTACCAGACGGTGCAACCTTTCCTGTAAAGGCTGTTATATGAGAGGCCGGCACCAGGAGCCGGCACCTGAGATGAGCCCTGACCAGCTCGCATCTGTCATCGGACAGGCCGGAGACCTCGGGGTTTCGTTTGTCGTCTTTGCCGGGGGCGAACCGCTGGTCAGGAAGGATGAGATCCTTGCGCTGGCACAAAAATTCCCCAAAATCATTTTTGCAGTATTTTCCAATGGCCTCCTTATTGATGAGAAGACAACAGCCGCCCTTGCAGAACGAAAGAATATCATCCCTGTGCTCAGCTTTGAAGGCTTTGAGAAGGAGACCGATAACCGTCGCGGGGAGGGAGTATACCGCAAGCTGATGCGTGCGTCCGCGATGCTTGAGGAACACCATATTTTTTTCGGGTGCTCGGTGACCGTGACCCGGTCCAACCATGCACTGGTGACCGATGAGAAATTTGTCCGGATGATGATCGATTCCGGGTGCAGGATCTTTACATTTGTCGAATATGTCCCGATCCAACCCGGGACAGAAGGTCTTGTACTTACCGGCGCCCAGCGGGAAAACCTCGCCAAATGCCTCAATGCATTCAATACCCGGCTGCCTGCGGTCTTCATCGGGTTTCCCGGTGACGAGGAGAAGTTCGGGGGCTGCCTGTCGGCGGGAAGAGGGTTTGTCCATGTCAGTGCCGCAGGCAGCCTTGAACCGTGTCCTGCCGCCCCGTTCTCTGACGCAGACCTTACCAAAGTCTCCTTAAAAGAAGCCCTGCAGTCGGATTTCCTTCGACGGATACGGGAGAACCACGCAATGCTGACGGAAACGGATGGCGGGTGCGCCCTCTGGACAAACCGAAAATGGACATCTTCGCTGCTCAGGGTGCATGACCTCCCCTGA
- a CDS encoding TetR/AcrR family transcriptional regulator, with protein MPKMYPGYREEIEKKIVAQASALFMEKGFSATKMDDIAARLGVTKASIYQYYKSKADLFAAVAEFQRQELAGILERSFEGQEMMEGASLLFDSLLAYINKSMEMYHDVMAVAVHNEALRAILLEDRNGDLAVIGQFIEAQKEKGLIHPSVNSRVLAVACDALVNGLMFDVMLGMDPAEAKGVWLDAVDDLVRVHE; from the coding sequence ATGCCAAAAATGTATCCCGGGTACCGGGAAGAAATTGAAAAGAAGATCGTTGCACAAGCTTCAGCACTTTTCATGGAGAAGGGGTTTTCCGCCACGAAGATGGATGATATTGCAGCACGGCTCGGGGTGACCAAGGCCTCGATCTACCAGTACTATAAGAGCAAGGCCGACCTTTTTGCGGCGGTCGCTGAATTCCAGCGGCAGGAACTCGCCGGGATCCTCGAGCGGTCGTTTGAGGGGCAGGAGATGATGGAGGGTGCTTCCCTGCTCTTTGATTCCCTGCTTGCGTATATCAACAAATCCATGGAGATGTACCATGATGTCATGGCAGTCGCAGTGCACAACGAGGCCCTCCGCGCGATTCTCCTTGAGGACCGGAACGGCGACCTCGCCGTAATCGGGCAGTTCATTGAAGCACAGAAAGAAAAAGGGCTCATCCACCCGTCCGTCAATTCACGAGTCCTCGCTGTTGCCTGCGATGCGCTCGTCAACGGCCTGATGTTTGACGTGATGCTCGGCATGGACCCGGCAGAGGCAAAAGGTGTCTGGCTGGACGCGGTCGACGACCTGGTCCGGGTCCACGAATAA